From the Natrarchaeobaculum aegyptiacum genome, one window contains:
- a CDS encoding DUF6789 family protein, with protein MSVSDRFRRLQPGGEVDDRTEQGDHRSRLEHAAYAGLRGLQAGFVATIVMTAFRLPIMRSLPPSANFWSQYVAGGDPGDHPLAGLFLHLVYGTQAGAVFGALFALQDAERSIEPEQRGLVWGAVYGMGLSAFGSQIMLKEVLDVRLDADELALFHAGHLVYGLALGAWVGSRTEGVEDPRSEYEYDDGN; from the coding sequence ATGTCCGTATCCGATCGGTTCCGACGACTCCAGCCGGGTGGCGAGGTCGACGACCGAACCGAACAGGGCGACCACCGTTCGAGACTCGAGCACGCCGCCTACGCCGGCCTCCGGGGGCTGCAGGCGGGGTTCGTCGCGACGATCGTCATGACCGCGTTCCGGTTGCCGATCATGCGCTCGCTCCCGCCGTCGGCGAACTTCTGGTCGCAGTACGTCGCCGGCGGCGACCCTGGCGATCACCCCCTCGCGGGCCTGTTCTTGCACCTCGTCTACGGGACGCAGGCGGGAGCGGTCTTCGGTGCGCTGTTTGCCCTGCAAGACGCGGAACGCTCCATCGAACCCGAACAGCGGGGGCTCGTCTGGGGCGCAGTCTACGGCATGGGTCTGTCGGCGTTCGGCTCGCAGATCATGCTCAAGGAGGTCCTCGACGTTCGACTCGACGCCGACGAACTGGCGCTGTTCCACGCGGGTCACCTCGTCTACGGCCTCGCACTCGGGGCGTGGGTTGGCTCCCGGACGGAGGGCGTCGAGGACCCCCGGTCGGAGTACGAGTACGACGAC
- a CDS encoding Gfo/Idh/MocA family protein: protein MNFGVLGTAGIARKAFLPAVEPTEHAVTAVASRDGDRAQALADEYGIDAAYGSYDDLLEDGSVDAVYVPLPNGLHAEWTKQAADAGLDVICEKPLAVDAAQARSVVDHCADRGVTLMEAFMYRYHPRTERAIELAREDLGDVRSVSAAFKFPLFDRPDDVRLSPDLDGGSLMDVGCYAVSAARQFLGEPDRAYAHAHDSRGAGVDTELAGILEYDDGASARIASGFDTESVQRYRVEAANGWLEVRDAYNPPDGEPLELEYRIDGRHGVETFEPVDQYRLEIEDFVSSVESGEPPRVDGEEAVANVRVIDALQASAERGEPVDL, encoded by the coding sequence ATGAATTTCGGCGTTCTCGGCACCGCAGGCATCGCCCGGAAGGCGTTTCTCCCCGCCGTCGAACCAACGGAGCACGCAGTCACCGCCGTCGCCTCGAGGGACGGCGACCGGGCGCAGGCCCTCGCCGACGAGTACGGAATCGACGCCGCCTACGGGAGCTACGACGACTTGCTCGAGGACGGGTCGGTCGACGCGGTCTACGTCCCGCTGCCGAACGGACTCCACGCGGAGTGGACGAAACAGGCGGCCGACGCCGGACTGGACGTCATCTGTGAGAAACCGCTGGCGGTCGACGCGGCGCAAGCGCGATCGGTCGTCGACCACTGCGCCGACCGTGGCGTGACCCTGATGGAAGCGTTCATGTACCGCTACCACCCCCGGACCGAGCGCGCGATCGAACTGGCCCGCGAGGACCTGGGGGACGTCCGCTCGGTCTCGGCAGCGTTCAAGTTCCCGCTGTTCGACCGTCCGGACGACGTGCGCCTCTCGCCCGACCTCGACGGCGGGAGCCTGATGGACGTCGGCTGCTACGCCGTCTCCGCCGCCCGGCAGTTCCTCGGCGAACCCGACCGGGCCTACGCCCACGCCCACGACTCCCGCGGGGCCGGCGTCGACACCGAACTCGCGGGCATCCTCGAGTACGACGACGGAGCCTCGGCCCGGATCGCCTCCGGGTTCGACACCGAGTCCGTCCAGCGCTACCGCGTCGAGGCCGCAAACGGCTGGCTCGAGGTCCGGGACGCCTACAACCCGCCGGACGGCGAACCGCTCGAACTCGAGTACCGGATCGACGGCCGCCACGGCGTCGAGACGTTCGAGCCGGTCGATCAGTACCGCCTCGAGATCGAGGACTTCGTCTCGAGCGTCGAGTCCGGAGAGCCACCGCGGGTCGACGGCGAGGAGGCGGTCGCGAACGTGCGCGTGATCGACGCCTTGCAGGCGAGTGCCGAGCGCGGGGAACCAGTCGACCTGTAG
- the larE gene encoding ATP-dependent sacrificial sulfur transferase LarE has protein sequence MTSVEAKLEAAREDLAGHDGVLVAFSGGVDSSVVAALAHDAVGEDAVACTARSETLPEAELEDARRVAGEIGIRHEIVSFSELESEAFVANDDDRCYHCRTMRLGEMIETARDLGIETVCDGTNADDPGAGHRPGLQAVDELEVYSPLLAHDVSKAEVREIAAHYGLSVADKPSMACLSSRIPTGLEVTDERLTRVERAEASLRQWGFDQFRVRDHDGLARIEVAEDELERALDPAFVETVREELSRLGFDHVTLDLHGYRTGSVSPASE, from the coding sequence ATGACATCGGTCGAGGCGAAACTCGAGGCCGCCCGCGAGGATCTCGCGGGCCACGACGGCGTGCTCGTGGCGTTCTCCGGCGGGGTCGACTCGAGCGTGGTGGCCGCACTCGCCCACGACGCCGTCGGCGAGGACGCCGTCGCCTGTACGGCCAGAAGCGAGACGCTTCCCGAGGCCGAACTCGAGGACGCCAGACGGGTCGCCGGGGAGATCGGCATCCGCCACGAGATCGTCTCCTTCTCCGAACTCGAGAGCGAGGCGTTCGTCGCGAACGACGACGATCGCTGCTATCACTGCCGGACGATGCGACTCGGCGAGATGATCGAAACCGCCCGCGACCTCGGCATCGAGACGGTCTGTGACGGGACGAACGCCGACGATCCGGGTGCGGGCCACCGCCCCGGCCTCCAGGCGGTCGACGAACTCGAGGTCTACTCGCCGCTACTCGCTCACGACGTCTCGAAGGCGGAGGTCAGGGAGATCGCCGCCCACTACGGGCTCTCCGTGGCGGACAAGCCCTCGATGGCCTGCCTCTCCTCGCGCATCCCGACGGGGCTAGAGGTGACCGACGAACGCCTCACGCGGGTCGAACGGGCCGAGGCCTCGCTGCGCCAGTGGGGCTTCGACCAGTTCCGGGTTCGCGACCACGACGGCCTCGCCCGGATCGAGGTCGCCGAGGACGAACTCGAGCGCGCGCTCGACCCGGCGTTCGTCGAGACCGTCCGCGAGGAACTCTCGCGGCTGGGCTTCGACCACGTCACCCTCGACCTCCACGGCTACCGGACCGGGAGTGTCAGCCCAGCGAGCGAGTGA